The genome window ATTAGAGAAAAACGGTGTTGATATGATTGAAATTGGTTTGCCTTTTTCAGATCCTTTAGCAGATGGACCAACCATTCAAGAAAGTTCGACAATTGCAATTGAAAACGGAATGACAACTTCATTACTATTAGAACAATTGAAAGACATTCGTAAAACCGTAGAAATTCCTTTAATCATAATGGGTTACTTCAATCCGTTGATGCAATTTGGAATGGAGAAATTCTGTCAAAAATGTGCTGAAGTTGGAATTGATGGATTAATAATACCTGATTTACCTTTACATGTTTATGAAACCGAATACAAAGCCCTTTTTGAAAAATACAACTTGAAAAATATTTTCTTGATTACACCTCAAACTTCAAACGTACGTATAAAACAAATTGACGCTATTTCGGATAGTTTTATTTATATGGTGAGTTCGGCAGCTGTAACGGGAAGTAAATCAGGTTTTGGTGAAGAACAAATCAATTATTTCAAAAGAATTTCCGATTTAAAACTAAAAAATCAGCAAATAGTTGGATTTGGAATTAAAGACAAAACCACCTTCAATCAAGCAATTGAATTTCAAAAAGGTGCAATTATTGGCAGTGCTTTTATCTCGTTTTTAAAGAATAATCCAGTTTCCAACAT of Flavobacterium channae contains these proteins:
- the trpA gene encoding tryptophan synthase subunit alpha, with amino-acid sequence MNRINQKIQEDKKLLSIYFTAGFPKINDTVSIIQELEKNGVDMIEIGLPFSDPLADGPTIQESSTIAIENGMTTSLLLEQLKDIRKTVEIPLIIMGYFNPLMQFGMEKFCQKCAEVGIDGLIIPDLPLHVYETEYKALFEKYNLKNIFLITPQTSNVRIKQIDAISDSFIYMVSSAAVTGSKSGFGEEQINYFKRISDLKLKNQQIVGFGIKDKTTFNQAIEFQKGAIIGSAFISFLKNNPVSNIKEFINKIK